The Candidatus Babeliales bacterium genome includes a region encoding these proteins:
- a CDS encoding AAA family ATPase, with protein sequence MNRFRISLTILSMFLLPLSTVQAHESESLEQQKKTATLFYGIAQGSLETIQYALKEGASINAHYGEHGDTPLIYATRVLTDLVSKHRQHIYADPVTFQSAYQKRLAIIRFLAFYPDARLNAENHESETALDLANKANLDDVLSILVLKLQTTALFNTQESDIYLAQLEALNLPETIEQRVREEIEKLSRNMSAHEAPKQHEFLKFLFSLPWNTTTDAAPTLGEVRESLDRDHHGIQKAKNKILEHLATQQFSDHTKPQILCFSGPPGTGKTTLARSIARGLGKKFERVALGGVHEESAIRGFQKTYIGSQPGNILKALKAAGTNNPVILLDEVDKLARENSWHGDPAAALLEVLDPEQNSQFVDHYLDVPFDLSQVTFIATANNIYDIDPVLLDRMEIVEFNSYTLDEKIHIAAHHIIPKVLRETGMGEKGLVLDKATLKHIIEHYAIEPGVRKLEEQMRTICSKAALQLAEQGTLPTLTPNNLVPFLGVGYNPDLEQAYIQKSRVGVVNGLIVIPSLGFGNVKTFEVQKSSGKGQLHITGNMINTCLDSAHVSMNFIKSHIDIFGVDRDAIQNYDWYIHAPSAATKDGNSAGVAMTVAIASALTNRPVNNTFAMTGEVTLTGRVFPIGGVKEKILGAERIGITKIILPEANRQDVEECKEDLSDNIELFFVDDVRQVFDLVLLEQEV encoded by the coding sequence GTGAACCGATTTCGCATTTCGCTTACTATCCTCAGTATGTTTTTGTTGCCACTTTCCACTGTGCAAGCGCATGAATCAGAGAGTCTTGAGCAACAGAAAAAAACTGCAACGCTCTTTTATGGAATTGCTCAAGGAAGTCTCGAAACTATTCAATATGCACTCAAGGAAGGAGCCTCCATCAATGCACATTACGGTGAACATGGTGATACCCCCCTCATCTATGCAACACGTGTCTTAACTGATTTGGTTAGTAAACATCGCCAACATATCTATGCGGATCCGGTAACCTTTCAATCGGCTTACCAAAAACGACTCGCCATCATCAGGTTCTTAGCATTCTATCCTGATGCGAGACTAAATGCCGAAAACCACGAAAGTGAGACGGCTCTCGATCTTGCCAACAAAGCAAACCTAGATGACGTACTCAGCATCTTAGTTCTCAAACTACAAACAACTGCTCTATTCAACACACAAGAATCTGATATATATCTGGCACAGCTCGAAGCATTGAATCTTCCTGAAACAATTGAACAACGGGTGCGCGAAGAAATCGAAAAACTTTCGCGCAATATGAGTGCCCATGAAGCCCCAAAGCAACATGAATTTTTGAAATTCCTTTTTTCTCTTCCATGGAATACAACAACCGATGCTGCGCCAACACTGGGTGAAGTTAGGGAAAGTCTTGACCGAGACCACCACGGAATTCAAAAAGCAAAAAACAAAATCCTCGAACACCTCGCAACTCAACAATTTAGTGATCATACAAAACCTCAAATTCTATGCTTTTCTGGCCCTCCAGGCACAGGAAAAACAACGCTGGCACGCTCAATCGCGCGCGGACTTGGTAAAAAATTTGAACGAGTTGCTCTGGGAGGCGTACACGAAGAGAGCGCAATCCGTGGATTCCAGAAAACTTACATCGGATCACAGCCAGGCAATATCCTAAAAGCACTTAAAGCTGCAGGAACCAATAATCCCGTCATTCTTCTTGATGAAGTAGACAAATTGGCACGAGAAAACTCATGGCACGGGGACCCTGCCGCTGCACTCCTTGAAGTACTTGACCCAGAACAAAATAGTCAATTTGTAGATCACTATCTCGATGTTCCTTTTGATCTCTCACAGGTAACCTTTATTGCCACTGCCAACAACATATATGACATTGATCCAGTATTACTCGATCGCATGGAGATTGTTGAGTTTAATAGCTACACACTCGATGAAAAAATCCACATTGCGGCTCATCATATTATTCCTAAGGTATTACGGGAAACAGGTATGGGAGAAAAAGGACTTGTTTTAGATAAAGCAACCCTGAAACACATCATAGAACACTATGCCATTGAACCAGGCGTAAGAAAGCTAGAAGAGCAAATGCGCACTATATGCTCAAAAGCGGCGCTTCAACTCGCTGAGCAAGGAACACTTCCCACGTTAACGCCAAATAATCTTGTTCCCTTTCTTGGCGTAGGGTATAATCCAGACCTCGAGCAAGCATATATTCAAAAAAGTCGCGTCGGTGTAGTAAATGGCTTGATCGTAATTCCATCACTGGGATTTGGCAACGTAAAGACATTCGAAGTGCAAAAGTCATCTGGAAAAGGCCAGCTTCATATCACTGGAAACATGATAAACACATGTCTTGATTCAGCACACGTTTCTATGAATTTTATTAAATCACACATTGATATTTTCGGCGTCGACCGAGATGCAATACAAAATTATGATTGGTATATTCATGCACCAAGCGCTGCTACAAAAGACGGCAATTCTGCTGGTGTTGCGATGACGGTAGCAATCGCATCAGCACTCACCAATCGGCCCGTCAATAACACGTTCGCTATGACAGGTGAAGTGACTTTAACTGGTCGCGTGTTTCCTATCGGTGGGGTCAAAGAAAAGATTCTTGGCGCAGAACGAATCGGGATTACTAAGATCATTCTACCCGAAGCTAATCGCCAAGATGTCGAAGAATGCAAAGAAGACTTAAGCGATAATATCGAGCTCTTTTTTGTAGATGATGTGAGACAGGTATTTGACCTTGTACTCTTAGAGCAAGAGGTATAA
- a CDS encoding class I SAM-dependent methyltransferase produces MTKWCGKHYTKHSVPQEESAYDALDSHTFGGTEQVLDVGCGDGRVTATIAELVPNGQVLGIDNSQDMIGYAQELHHDIQNLTFQKADIQILDIRNTYDLIVSFSTLHWIRDQRAALNNMYNALHPGGRLLIRTTGGENRDIATIFNDPYWKQQCPIKGNIFYAQSADVYHTLLTEAGFKNITITSMDAVSSFSNAESLAQWLMAWVPYATGLSHNKSQMFTNAIVDRMYTGQKKSKDRSIDLVTPLLHIEAQK; encoded by the coding sequence ATGACAAAGTGGTGTGGAAAACATTACACTAAACATTCTGTTCCTCAGGAAGAAAGTGCCTATGACGCACTTGACTCGCATACCTTTGGTGGCACAGAACAAGTCCTAGATGTCGGTTGTGGCGATGGCAGAGTCACAGCGACAATTGCGGAGCTCGTTCCCAATGGACAAGTCCTGGGCATTGATAATTCCCAGGACATGATCGGCTACGCACAAGAACTACATCACGATATACAAAATCTCACATTCCAGAAAGCTGACATTCAAATATTGGATATTCGTAATACATACGATCTAATTGTCAGTTTTTCAACATTGCACTGGATAAGGGACCAACGAGCAGCATTGAACAATATGTACAACGCGCTTCATCCTGGAGGGCGGCTACTTATACGAACTACTGGTGGAGAGAACAGGGACATAGCCACAATATTTAATGACCCCTACTGGAAACAACAATGTCCGATTAAAGGCAATATCTTTTATGCGCAATCAGCTGATGTGTATCATACATTATTAACCGAGGCTGGATTTAAAAACATCACTATCACATCAATGGATGCTGTTTCTTCATTTAGCAATGCAGAAAGTCTTGCTCAGTGGTTGATGGCATGGGTACCATACGCAACAGGGCTATCACATAATAAATCACAAATGTTTACAAACGCCATTGTAGACCGCATGTATACAGGTCAAAAGAAAAGCAAAGATCGCTCAATTGATCTTGTCACACCGCTGCTTCATATCGAAGCGCAAAAATAA
- the gyrA gene encoding DNA gyrase subunit A → MEPTIHGHDGNSSIKPVLIEEELKTSFLDYAMSVIVSRAIPDVRDGLKPVHRRILYSMYQSGFFYNKPHRKSVRVVGDVLSNYHPHGDAAVYNTMVGMVQEFSKRYPLLDGQGNWGSIDGDNAAAMRYTEVRMMRISEELLADLGKETVPFVPNFDESTVEPTVLPSKIPNLLVNGTAGIAVGMATALPPHNLGEVIDGCLALLDNSAISDEELFDKIPAPDFPTGGIICGRSGIVQAYRTGRGNVILRGVIDVEETKKGTSLIVSELPYQVNKAELTIKIANLVKDKIIDGISNIRDESNKKGIRLVIDIKRGENPQVVLNQLYKYTDLSTSISFLMLALLDNKPLIFTLRDMLREFLVHREEVVYKRTQFDLNKAQAREHILAGLLIALADIDNVIALIKKSKSAPDAILELNKKFLLSDEQSKAILEMKLQRLTGLEREKIQNEMGTIKELIKTLENILENRDVLHEEIRKELQEIKDKYGDKRRSRIEGAVDILTEADLIPDEEVVVTLTRKGYIKRVPLEIYNVQHRGGKGKMGAAKLDEKDDFIEDVFIARNHDELLFFTNYGRVYSLPTYVVPEASRTARGRAVINILKLNEGERVVKLLCTRDMEDKFIVMLSRNGIIKRTAASSFTKIRQTGIRAVTLRDSDELTFCSISNGDDTIVIATANGQGIRFKETEVRVMGRQAAGVMGIRLKSGDHVVGMEVLSDERDILFATERGYGKRTRMEDFRVAHRGGYGVRTIPTDSRNGKVIGLAVVGEEASILLIDTLGKIIRLSPKEIRTMGRQAKGVRLIRLEPDQQLTAVVAFEEQDDSPETSEAELQESSQKASAPQGAVKVKMSGPENPTESFFMGGYPDEDGESDYISGGLKKEANEQLKLFGPGDDVDDDGYAF, encoded by the coding sequence ATGGAGCCTACCATTCACGGTCATGATGGAAATAGTTCAATTAAGCCAGTGCTGATTGAGGAGGAATTAAAGACCTCCTTTCTTGATTACGCGATGTCGGTAATTGTTAGTCGCGCAATACCTGATGTACGTGATGGCCTTAAGCCGGTCCATAGGCGTATTTTATATTCTATGTATCAATCAGGCTTCTTTTATAATAAGCCGCACCGCAAGTCTGTTCGTGTTGTTGGTGACGTGCTTTCCAACTATCACCCCCATGGCGATGCTGCTGTGTACAATACAATGGTGGGGATGGTTCAAGAGTTTTCTAAACGATATCCATTACTTGACGGCCAAGGTAACTGGGGTTCTATTGATGGTGATAACGCAGCTGCTATGCGTTATACCGAAGTTCGTATGATGCGTATTTCAGAAGAGCTACTTGCCGATCTTGGCAAAGAAACCGTTCCCTTTGTTCCTAACTTTGATGAATCGACCGTTGAGCCGACGGTGTTGCCAAGTAAAATACCGAATCTTTTAGTAAATGGAACTGCCGGGATTGCCGTCGGTATGGCGACTGCGTTGCCGCCCCATAACTTGGGCGAAGTAATCGATGGCTGCTTAGCATTGCTAGATAACAGTGCCATTTCTGATGAAGAATTATTTGACAAGATTCCTGCACCTGACTTTCCAACAGGTGGTATTATTTGTGGCAGAAGCGGTATCGTTCAGGCATATAGGACTGGGCGTGGCAATGTGATCCTTCGTGGTGTTATTGATGTTGAGGAAACCAAAAAGGGTACTTCGCTTATTGTGTCAGAGCTGCCATATCAAGTGAATAAGGCTGAGCTAACGATTAAGATTGCAAACCTCGTTAAGGACAAAATTATTGATGGTATCTCCAACATTCGCGACGAATCAAACAAAAAAGGCATACGTCTTGTTATTGATATCAAACGTGGGGAGAATCCTCAGGTTGTTTTAAACCAGCTTTATAAGTATACCGATCTTTCGACGTCGATTTCTTTCTTGATGTTAGCATTGCTTGATAATAAACCCTTGATCTTTACGTTACGTGATATGTTGCGTGAATTCTTGGTCCATCGTGAAGAGGTTGTATATAAGCGGACTCAGTTTGATCTGAATAAAGCACAGGCCCGTGAGCATATTCTTGCAGGTTTATTAATTGCGCTAGCTGATATCGATAATGTTATTGCATTGATCAAGAAATCTAAATCTGCGCCTGATGCTATTTTGGAATTGAATAAAAAATTCTTACTCAGTGATGAACAAAGCAAAGCCATCTTGGAAATGAAGCTTCAAAGGCTTACCGGACTTGAACGTGAAAAGATTCAAAATGAGATGGGAACGATCAAAGAGTTAATTAAAACACTCGAAAACATTCTTGAAAATCGTGACGTTTTGCACGAAGAAATTCGTAAAGAGCTGCAAGAGATTAAAGACAAGTACGGTGACAAGCGTCGTAGCCGTATTGAAGGTGCTGTTGATATTCTCACAGAAGCAGACTTGATTCCTGATGAAGAAGTGGTTGTAACGTTGACACGCAAGGGATATATCAAGCGTGTACCTCTCGAAATTTATAACGTACAACACCGTGGCGGGAAGGGAAAAATGGGCGCAGCAAAACTTGATGAAAAAGATGACTTCATTGAAGACGTATTTATAGCCCGCAATCACGACGAGCTACTCTTTTTCACTAACTACGGTCGCGTATACAGTTTGCCAACCTACGTGGTTCCTGAGGCTTCGCGCACAGCGCGCGGACGCGCTGTCATCAATATCCTCAAACTGAACGAGGGTGAACGTGTTGTAAAACTGTTGTGTACGCGTGATATGGAAGATAAGTTCATTGTTATGTTGTCGCGTAACGGTATTATCAAACGAACAGCAGCCTCTAGTTTTACTAAGATTCGTCAGACTGGTATTCGTGCCGTAACGCTTCGTGATTCCGACGAGCTCACATTCTGCTCCATTAGTAATGGCGACGATACTATCGTTATCGCAACGGCAAACGGCCAAGGCATTCGATTCAAGGAAACAGAGGTTCGTGTCATGGGCCGCCAGGCCGCCGGTGTAATGGGAATTCGACTCAAGTCGGGAGATCACGTTGTGGGGATGGAAGTTCTTTCAGATGAACGTGACATACTCTTTGCTACTGAGCGTGGTTACGGAAAGCGTACTCGTATGGAAGATTTCCGTGTTGCTCACCGTGGTGGCTATGGGGTCAGAACTATTCCGACGGATAGCAGAAATGGCAAGGTCATCGGGCTAGCAGTGGTTGGTGAAGAAGCAAGTATTCTTCTGATCGATACGCTTGGTAAGATTATTCGCCTCTCTCCAAAGGAAATTAGGACCATGGGCCGTCAGGCAAAAGGTGTCCGTCTCATTAGGCTTGAGCCTGATCAGCAGCTTACAGCCGTGGTTGCCTTTGAGGAACAGGATGATTCTCCTGAAACTTCGGAAGCTGAACTACAAGAATCTTCACAAAAGGCCTCTGCTCCACAGGGTGCTGTCAAGGTTAAGATGAGTGGACCAGAAAACCCAACCGAATCGTTCTTTATGGGTGGTTATCCAGATGAGGATGGAGAGTCCGACTACATCTCTGGGGGTCTGAAAAAGGAGGCAAATGAGCAGCTTAAGCTGTTCGGCCCTGGTGATGATGTGGATGATGATGGATACGCCTTTTAG
- the rpmF gene encoding 50S ribosomal protein L32, whose translation MPVPKRKRSRARRDKRFANKGVKAKSFGDCSNCKQPVMPHQVCQGCGFYGGRKIMVTKQERAQLRKERQKTKRAAAPQAAAPESQGE comes from the coding sequence ATGCCAGTACCAAAACGTAAGCGCTCGCGAGCGCGTCGTGATAAGCGATTTGCTAACAAAGGTGTTAAAGCCAAGTCCTTCGGTGATTGCTCCAATTGTAAACAGCCGGTCATGCCTCACCAGGTATGTCAGGGATGTGGATTCTATGGTGGTCGGAAGATCATGGTAACCAAGCAAGAACGTGCTCAGCTCCGTAAAGAGCGTCAAAAGACAAAACGAGCAGCCGCTCCTCAGGCTGCAGCACCCGAATCCCAGGGTGAGTAA
- a CDS encoding nucleotide exchange factor GrpE yields MSISNDHKQSANQEAHSITTESVQMAAEEQPDPLASCQNELVEWKNRCLRATADFENFKKRTEKEKVNWIKMAQGNLIQDLLEVIDDFERALNQTHENGSEQELDAWLRGFKLTSKSLYKFLEKFDVTEITEHEHFNPEFHEAVLHVESPDHISGAIVDVIQKGYMFKDMVLRPAKVSVAK; encoded by the coding sequence ATGAGTATATCCAACGATCATAAGCAATCCGCAAATCAAGAAGCACATTCTATTACAACAGAATCAGTACAAATGGCTGCGGAAGAACAGCCTGATCCCTTAGCCAGTTGCCAAAATGAGCTGGTTGAATGGAAAAACCGCTGTTTACGTGCGACGGCTGATTTTGAAAATTTCAAGAAACGAACCGAAAAAGAAAAGGTGAACTGGATCAAGATGGCTCAGGGTAACCTGATTCAAGATCTCCTCGAGGTGATTGATGACTTTGAGCGGGCTCTCAATCAGACACATGAAAATGGTTCTGAGCAAGAGCTCGATGCATGGCTTAGGGGATTCAAGTTGACTAGTAAGTCTTTATATAAATTCCTTGAAAAATTTGATGTTACTGAGATTACTGAACATGAACATTTCAACCCTGAATTTCACGAAGCAGTTCTACATGTTGAATCTCCAGACCATATTTCTGGAGCGATTGTCGACGTGATCCAGAAGGGATACATGTTCAAGGATATGGTGTTGCGTCCCGCAAAAGTATCGGTTGCTAAATAA
- a CDS encoding glutamate--tRNA ligase, which yields MKNIRVRFAPSPTGHLHIGSARVALFNWLFAQHNNGTYVVRIEDTDTERSTQEYATSVIDALSWLGLESQEPLVVQSTRIDRYKEVITQLLNEGKAYRCFVSEEDIEAYKRARMEHGEPMGYRSPWRDKQPSEQDLQKPYAIRLKVPDDRITVTFVDEIHGEIAVETAQLDDLIIQRSDGMPTYNFVVVIDDHDMEISHVIRGEDHISNTPKQIILYEACGFEVPVFAHVPLILGPSGEKLSKRDAAVSVLDYRRNGYLSDAFCNYLVRLGWSHGDQELFSREQMISYFTLEHVGTKGSIFDEDKLKWFNSIYIKETDAIDLLAIIQRDVRPDFAQCVPRFSQEQQLKLIDIYKPRHATLSEIANEIIELYSPSQVLPKDALVEWATFENVTRLHAVQNLLQEAASFDEESLHHLLKGYCAEYSIKFSLIAQPIRLALTGTPSSPGIYALLSCLGKEESLQRIGNFVTLLQTVT from the coding sequence ATGAAGAACATTCGTGTTCGGTTTGCGCCATCTCCTACGGGGCATCTACATATTGGTAGTGCTCGCGTTGCGTTATTCAATTGGTTGTTTGCACAACATAACAATGGCACGTACGTTGTCCGTATTGAAGATACTGACACAGAACGATCGACGCAGGAGTATGCAACCTCTGTTATTGACGCATTGTCATGGCTGGGACTTGAAAGCCAAGAGCCGCTCGTGGTTCAATCAACACGAATCGATCGTTATAAGGAAGTCATTACACAACTTCTCAACGAGGGAAAGGCCTATCGTTGTTTCGTATCGGAAGAAGACATTGAAGCATATAAACGCGCGCGTATGGAGCACGGTGAACCGATGGGTTACCGTAGTCCATGGCGCGATAAGCAGCCCTCTGAGCAAGATCTCCAAAAGCCGTATGCGATTCGTTTGAAAGTACCTGATGACCGGATAACAGTCACCTTTGTTGATGAGATTCATGGTGAGATAGCTGTTGAAACAGCACAGTTGGATGATCTGATTATTCAGCGATCTGATGGGATGCCGACCTACAATTTTGTGGTCGTGATTGATGATCATGACATGGAGATTTCTCACGTCATTCGTGGCGAGGATCACATCTCCAATACTCCAAAACAGATTATTTTATATGAAGCGTGTGGTTTTGAGGTACCTGTCTTTGCTCATGTTCCCCTTATTCTTGGTCCATCAGGCGAGAAATTGAGTAAGCGCGATGCTGCGGTATCTGTGTTGGATTATCGACGTAATGGATATTTGTCAGATGCGTTTTGCAATTATCTGGTTCGACTAGGATGGTCACATGGAGATCAAGAATTATTTTCTCGAGAACAGATGATTAGCTATTTTACGCTTGAGCATGTGGGAACCAAAGGTTCTATTTTCGATGAAGATAAACTGAAGTGGTTCAATTCGATCTATATTAAAGAGACTGATGCAATCGATTTGTTGGCGATTATACAGCGTGACGTACGCCCTGATTTTGCACAGTGTGTTCCTCGCTTTTCTCAAGAGCAGCAACTTAAATTGATTGACATATATAAACCTCGTCATGCAACTCTCTCCGAGATTGCTAATGAGATAATTGAGCTTTATTCGCCATCACAAGTTCTTCCAAAGGATGCACTTGTGGAGTGGGCAACTTTTGAGAATGTTACTCGCTTACATGCAGTGCAAAATCTTCTTCAGGAAGCGGCTAGTTTTGATGAAGAATCATTACATCATCTCCTTAAGGGGTATTGTGCTGAATATAGTATAAAATTTTCTCTGATTGCTCAGCCGATTCGACTGGCATTGACGGGGACACCTTCTAGTCCTGGTATTTATGCACTTCTTTCCTGTCTTGGCAAAGAAGAAAGTTTACAGCGCATAGGTAACTTCGTTACATTGTTACAAACGGTAACGTAA
- the ssb gene encoding single-stranded DNA-binding protein: MASFNRVVMMGNLTRDPDYKQLSSGQGVCRLGIASNRQFKNRQTGAMVQEVCFVDVDVWGPQAESCRQYLQKGRGVLIEGRLKFDTWQDQDGNARNKHSIVADRVIFMAATQADETGLKSESYSGIGDSEMEQELNKQINEVKARTKSAQKTSKEKTSGQTQDFQLADEPPFEDDLPF; the protein is encoded by the coding sequence ATGGCTAGCTTTAATCGCGTTGTTATGATGGGCAACCTTACCCGTGATCCAGATTACAAACAACTTTCTTCTGGACAAGGCGTTTGCCGTTTGGGGATTGCATCAAATCGTCAATTTAAAAACAGACAAACTGGTGCTATGGTTCAAGAAGTATGTTTTGTAGACGTTGATGTTTGGGGTCCCCAAGCAGAAAGTTGTCGTCAGTACCTGCAAAAAGGGCGAGGCGTTCTTATTGAAGGACGTTTGAAGTTTGATACCTGGCAGGATCAAGATGGTAATGCACGGAACAAGCATTCGATTGTTGCTGATCGCGTGATCTTCATGGCGGCGACACAAGCCGATGAAACAGGGTTAAAATCTGAGTCATATTCGGGTATTGGTGATTCCGAAATGGAACAGGAACTTAATAAGCAAATTAATGAAGTAAAAGCTCGTACCAAATCTGCTCAAAAAACTTCCAAAGAGAAAACTTCAGGGCAGACTCAGGATTTCCAATTAGCTGACGAGCCTCCCTTTGAGGACGATTTGCCGTTCTAG
- a CDS encoding CDP-alcohol phosphatidyltransferase family protein has translation MRTINLRRFKLSVLTRLPVRETKITLPTMFTLLRFVLTPFIVASMVLQHWGLAFWLFVIAAVSDVLDGFLARIMNKRTFLGAALDPLADKFLIVSCFLTLTFVQSPLFGIPVWFVMFVLCKEVLHIAGAITIYLVVGELDIKPTKLGKATTLVQITFISWLFFCYFFHWLPIKTYNFMLGLLLTMVGSAFLDYTRTGIRFLKQHVVRN, from the coding sequence ATGCGCACAATCAATCTGCGACGGTTTAAACTCTCTGTACTTACTCGTCTTCCTGTTCGCGAAACTAAGATTACGCTTCCAACGATGTTCACGTTGCTGCGTTTTGTCTTAACGCCATTTATTGTCGCATCCATGGTGTTGCAGCATTGGGGACTTGCCTTTTGGCTGTTTGTTATAGCGGCTGTAAGTGATGTACTTGATGGATTTCTTGCCCGTATCATGAACAAAAGAACCTTCTTAGGCGCAGCACTTGATCCGCTCGCTGATAAGTTTTTAATTGTCTCATGTTTTTTGACACTTACATTTGTACAGTCTCCCTTATTCGGTATTCCTGTTTGGTTCGTTATGTTCGTCTTGTGTAAAGAAGTACTGCATATTGCTGGCGCCATTACTATCTATTTGGTTGTCGGTGAACTCGATATTAAGCCAACTAAGTTGGGCAAAGCTACAACATTGGTGCAAATCACGTTCATTTCATGGCTCTTTTTTTGTTACTTCTTCCATTGGCTACCGATTAAAACATATAACTTTATGCTTGGGTTGTTGTTGACTATGGTAGGTTCCGCATTTCTTGACTATACGCGCACAGGTATACGTTTCTTGAAACAACACGTTGTGAGGAATTAG
- the lepA gene encoding elongation factor 4, with protein sequence MALPSKDLQSFPPERIRNFSVIAHIDHGKSTLSDRLLEITGTVSTRTKNEQFLDKLQVEKERGITVKAQTASMFYTYKGEQYLLNLIDTPGHVDFSYEVSRSLYACQGALLLVDACQGVQAQTMANFYLAFDQDLSIIPIINKIDMSNADPKRVMGEMKTLFDFEQKDIILASAKTGQGMTDVLDAIIEHIPAPQGALAEPLKALLFDSWYDDYRGVVCLVALKNGVLKKGDTVTLAQSGKKYEILELGLMHPDQTPTDALYAGQVGYIITGMKTVQEARVGDTIFHATNIGKAFPGFKPAKPMVFAGIYPVDTTEFEQLREAIEKLTLNDASVSVQKKTSAALGVGFHCGFLGLLHMDVFKERLEQEYGMSVIATAPNVLYKIKLANTDKMIDIENPADFPEPNKIDVIYEPMIDATIILPQQYLGNIIKLCTEKRGQQLDMRFLTENRLILRYKLPLTEVATDFYDQLKSLTSGYASFDYEESGYEPADLVKMDILLNGKAVDALTFITHRDNAYYIGRDMVQRLRKVIPRQLFQVAIQAAIGSKVLARETLSPLRKDVIAKCYGGDITRKRKLLEKQKAGKKRMKKIGNVDVPQEAFLSILKK encoded by the coding sequence ATGGCATTACCTAGTAAAGATTTACAGTCATTCCCGCCTGAGCGCATCAGGAATTTTTCTGTGATTGCACATATCGATCACGGAAAATCGACCCTTTCTGATCGACTTTTGGAAATCACGGGCACGGTATCTACCAGAACAAAAAACGAACAATTTTTAGACAAGCTCCAGGTAGAAAAAGAACGTGGCATTACCGTGAAAGCACAAACTGCATCTATGTTCTATACCTATAAGGGTGAGCAATATTTGTTGAACTTGATTGATACTCCAGGCCACGTCGATTTTAGCTATGAAGTCTCACGATCATTGTATGCTTGCCAGGGAGCGCTTCTACTTGTTGATGCATGCCAAGGCGTACAAGCTCAAACTATGGCAAACTTTTATCTCGCCTTTGATCAAGATCTCAGCATTATCCCTATTATCAACAAAATTGATATGAGTAATGCAGACCCAAAACGAGTCATGGGTGAAATGAAAACATTGTTCGACTTCGAACAAAAAGATATCATTCTTGCTTCTGCCAAAACGGGACAGGGAATGACAGATGTTCTTGATGCCATCATCGAACATATCCCCGCGCCACAAGGCGCTTTAGCAGAACCACTCAAAGCCTTATTATTCGATTCATGGTATGACGATTATCGAGGCGTTGTCTGTCTGGTTGCACTCAAAAACGGAGTACTGAAAAAAGGCGATACAGTCACACTTGCACAAAGTGGTAAAAAGTATGAAATTCTCGAACTTGGTCTGATGCATCCAGATCAAACACCAACTGATGCATTATATGCAGGACAAGTTGGATACATCATTACCGGGATGAAAACCGTGCAGGAAGCTCGTGTCGGAGATACCATCTTCCACGCAACCAATATCGGCAAGGCTTTCCCAGGATTCAAACCGGCAAAGCCAATGGTGTTTGCAGGAATCTATCCTGTTGATACAACGGAGTTTGAACAGCTCAGGGAAGCTATTGAAAAATTGACACTCAATGATGCGAGTGTGTCCGTACAAAAGAAAACATCCGCAGCACTAGGTGTCGGGTTCCACTGCGGATTTCTTGGCCTGCTGCACATGGACGTATTCAAAGAACGACTAGAACAAGAATATGGCATGTCTGTCATTGCGACAGCACCAAACGTTCTTTATAAAATTAAACTCGCCAACACAGATAAAATGATTGATATAGAAAATCCAGCGGATTTCCCCGAACCAAACAAAATCGATGTCATCTATGAACCCATGATTGATGCAACCATCATTCTTCCACAACAGTATCTCGGTAACATTATCAAGCTGTGTACGGAAAAACGCGGGCAGCAACTCGATATGCGATTTCTGACCGAAAACAGACTTATTCTCAGATACAAATTACCACTGACTGAAGTTGCTACAGATTTTTATGATCAACTCAAGTCACTAACCTCGGGCTATGCAAGCTTTGATTATGAAGAATCAGGTTACGAACCAGCCGACTTAGTCAAAATGGATATTCTTTTAAATGGCAAAGCAGTTGATGCACTCACATTTATCACACATAGAGATAACGCATATTATATTGGTCGTGATATGGTTCAACGCTTGCGCAAGGTAATTCCACGACAATTATTCCAGGTTGCTATCCAGGCGGCTATTGGCTCAAAAGTTCTTGCACGCGAAACGCTATCACCGTTACGCAAAGACGTGATTGCCAAATGTTATGGCGGCGATATCACACGAAAACGAAAATTACTTGAAAAACAAAAAGCCGGTAAAAAACGTATGAAAAAAATCGGCAATGTGGATGTACCACAAGAAGCATTCCTAAGCATCCTGAAAAAATAA